From Uloborus diversus isolate 005 chromosome 8, Udiv.v.3.1, whole genome shotgun sequence, a single genomic window includes:
- the LOC129227469 gene encoding acyl-CoA-binding domain-containing protein 6-like codes for MDDSEFPVDEDALDETFKRAADFVTYNASVMQQDDLLFLYGRYKQALHGKCNEPMPGILKFRNRSKWNSWNALGDLSKTEAMKQYVEKVSQISPDWDSAKPKDSGSKRQFGPVTSICLKTDPELKEESKTVFDFVKEGNLEQIKKMITIDPTVKDCTDDDGLSLLHWACDRGYNNIVSFLISIGINVDSLDKDGQAPLHYASSCGHEEVVKMLLKHRANINIFDSDGLSPADVAYSTTIKDILSADNV; via the coding sequence ATGGATGACAGTGAATTTCCTGTTGATGAAGATGCTCTTGACGAAACTTTTAAACGCGCGGCCGATTTTGTTACGTACAATGCATCCGTGATGCAACAAGACGATTTACTATTCCTTTATGGCCGATACAAGCAGGCTCTTCACGGGAAATGTAATGAGCCTATGccgggaattttgaaatttagaaatCGCAGCAAATGGAATTCTTGGAATGCCTTAGGTGACTTGTCAAAAACCGAAGCGATGAAACAATATGTCGAAAAAGTTTCACAGATAAGCCCCGACTGGGATTCCGCAAAACCCAAAGATTCCGGCAGCAAAAGACAATTCGGGCCAGTAACCAGCATTTGTTTGAAAACAGACCCAGAATTAAAGGAAGAATCGAAAACTGTATTTGATTTTGTGAAAGAAGGTAATTTAGAGCAAATAAAGAAGATGATAACAATTGATCCTACGGTCAAAGATTGTACTGATGATGATGGTCTATCTCTTTTGCACTGGGCTTGTGATCGCGGATATAAtaacattgtttcatttttgaTATCAATTGGAATAAATGTTGACTCTCTGGACAAGGATGGACAAGCACCTTTGCACTATGCATCTTCATGTGGTCATGAAGAAGTTGTGAAAATGTTGTTGAAACACAGAGCTAATATTAATATATTTGATTCTGATGGTTTATCGCCTGCTGATGTGGCATATAGTACTACCATAAAAGATATTTTATCTGCTGATAATGTttaa